One window from the genome of Maylandia zebra isolate NMK-2024a linkage group LG18, Mzebra_GT3a, whole genome shotgun sequence encodes:
- the h2bk1 gene encoding histone H2B type 2-K1: MTNDVSKKKGKSSTEKKAKRKAKRRETYAMYIYKVLKQVHPDTGISSRAMSIMNSFVNDLFERIATEASRLAQYNKRSTITSREVQTAVRLLLPGELAKHAVSEGTKAVTKYTSSK; this comes from the exons ATGACTAACGACGTATCCAAAAAGAAGGGGAAGAGTTCAACTGAGAAAAAAGCCAAAAGAAAAGCCAAAAGAAGAGAGACTTACGCGATGTACATCTATAAAGTTTTGAAACAG GTTCATCCGGACACGGGGATTTCGAGCAGAGCCATGAGCATCATGAACTCCTTCGTCAATGACCTGTTCGAGAGGATTGCCACAGAAGCGTCCCGCCTGGCTCAGTACAACAAGCGCTCCACCATCACCAGCAGAGAGGTGCAAACTGCGGTGAGGCTGCTGCTGCCCGGGGAGCTGGCTAAACACGCCGTGTCTGAGGGAACCAAGGCCGTCACCAAGTACACCAGCTCCAAGTGA
- the asb10 gene encoding ankyrin repeat and SOCS box protein 10 isoform X1: MSRGSFVFTSMALRSLELDKDTLERYKYSRQLASHNLSSYMLKKEANNRALLKSLPPAVCHDVVIHNALYTGDLEAMQHFFPRGSTANLIIEPQGGEMRWAARGEGLWSLTYEQELTTPLHITAGRGFADCLRLLLQRGADVDLAPGGTTALHEACENCQPECAKLLLMHGANANAVSEDGLLPLHVCTSPESLECAKYLLQYGAAINGCTVDEYDTPLHVAARNGLPDHTELYLRHGAAVDKQNYEGLTSINSACSQPQEAQDLRNYFKVCQILINAGANIHTEEQDKRTPLHMACKNANPDIVDLLLENGACVNNMDYGGEAPMHNILKVVAYKISHSPERIVRSLLNHGSIRVWPGALPKVLMHCSKSPRTVEVLLNAYSHLKVTDTWVESVSEEVFKEHKEFYESVFSLEMTPRSLQHLARCSLRRFLEGRVHKVVPKLDLPKFIKNYLLLDFRGYIH; encoded by the exons ATGTCGAGAGGCAGCTTTGTCTTCACGTCCATGGCCTTGCGTTCTCTTGAACTTGACAAGGACACGCTAGAGAGATACAAGTACAGCAGGCAACTTGCCTCTCATAATCTGAGTAGCTATATGCTGAAGAAGGAGGCCAACAACAGAGCACTGCTGAAGTCCCTGCCACCAGCTGTCTGCCACGATGTGGTCATCCACAATGCTTTGTATACAGGAGACCTGGAGGCTATGCAGCACTTTTTTCCTAGAGGATCCACAGCAAACCTCATCATTGAGCCACAGGGAGGGGAAATGCGCTGGGCTGCCAGAGGGGAAG GACTGTGGTCACTGACTTATGAGCAGGAGCTGACGACACCGCTTCACATCACAGCTGGCCGAGGCTTCGCGGACTGCCTGAGGCTCCTGCTGCAGCGCGGCGCAGATGTTGACCTAGCACCTGGCGGCACCACTGCGCTGCACGAGGCTTGTGAAAACTGCCAACCAGAGTGTGCCAAACTCTTGCTGATGCACGGTGCCAATGCCAATGCTGTCTCAGAGGACGGCCTTCTGCCTTTGCATGTTTGTACAAGCCCTGAATCCCTTGA ATGTGCCAAGTATCTCCTTCAGTATGGAGCTGCAATCAACGGCTGCACTGTAGATGAATATGACACTCCTCTCCATGTGGCTGCCAGGAATGGCCTCCCAGACCACACTGAGCTGTACCTGCGTCATGGAGCTGCTGTGGACAAACAGAACTATGAGGGTCTCACCTCCATCAATTCTGCTTGCTCACAGCCCCAGGAGGCACAGGATCTCCGTAATTATTTCAAGGTGTGTCAGATACTGATAAACGCAGGGGCCAACATCCACACTGAGGAACAGGACAAACGCACTCCTTTGCACATGGCCTGTAAGAATGCGAACCCAGACATAGTGGATCTGCTGCTGGAAAATGGGGCCTGTGTTAACAACATGGACTATGGAGGTGAAGCTCCAATGCACAACATCCTGAAGGTGGTGGCCTACAAGATTTCCCATAGTCCTGAGAGGATTGTCCGCTCTCTGCTCAACCACGGCTCCATTCGGGTGTGGCCCGGTGCTCTTCCGAAG GTTTTGATGCACTGCTCCAAATCGCCACGCACTGTTGAGGTTCTCCTGAATGCCTACAGTCACCTCAAAGTCACGGACACCTGGGTTGAGTCCGTGTCAGAGGAGGTGTTTAAG GAACACAAAGAATTTTATGAGTCAGTCTTCTCCCTGGAAATGACTCCTCGCTCGTTGCAACACTTGGCTCGCTGCAGTCTCAGGAGATTCCTGGAAGGCCGGGTACACAAAGTGGTCCCAAAGCTCGATCTGCCCAAGTTCATCAAGAACTATCTTCTCCTGGATTTCAGAGGATACATTCACTAA
- the asb10 gene encoding ankyrin repeat and SOCS box protein 10 isoform X3: MQHFFPRGSTANLIIEPQGGEMRWAARGEGLWSLTYEQELTTPLHITAGRGFADCLRLLLQRGADVDLAPGGTTALHEACENCQPECAKLLLMHGANANAVSEDGLLPLHVCTSPESLECAKYLLQYGAAINGCTVDEYDTPLHVAARNGLPDHTELYLRHGAAVDKQNYEGLTSINSACSQPQEAQDLRNYFKVCQILINAGANIHTEEQDKRTPLHMACKNANPDIVDLLLENGACVNNMDYGGEAPMHNILKVVAYKISHSPERIVRSLLNHGSIRVWPGALPKVLMHCSKSPRTVEVLLNAYSHLKVTDTWVESVSEEVFKEHKEFYESVFSLEMTPRSLQHLARCSLRRFLEGRVHKVVPKLDLPKFIKNYLLLDFRGYIH; this comes from the exons ATGCAGCACTTTTTTCCTAGAGGATCCACAGCAAACCTCATCATTGAGCCACAGGGAGGGGAAATGCGCTGGGCTGCCAGAGGGGAAG GACTGTGGTCACTGACTTATGAGCAGGAGCTGACGACACCGCTTCACATCACAGCTGGCCGAGGCTTCGCGGACTGCCTGAGGCTCCTGCTGCAGCGCGGCGCAGATGTTGACCTAGCACCTGGCGGCACCACTGCGCTGCACGAGGCTTGTGAAAACTGCCAACCAGAGTGTGCCAAACTCTTGCTGATGCACGGTGCCAATGCCAATGCTGTCTCAGAGGACGGCCTTCTGCCTTTGCATGTTTGTACAAGCCCTGAATCCCTTGA ATGTGCCAAGTATCTCCTTCAGTATGGAGCTGCAATCAACGGCTGCACTGTAGATGAATATGACACTCCTCTCCATGTGGCTGCCAGGAATGGCCTCCCAGACCACACTGAGCTGTACCTGCGTCATGGAGCTGCTGTGGACAAACAGAACTATGAGGGTCTCACCTCCATCAATTCTGCTTGCTCACAGCCCCAGGAGGCACAGGATCTCCGTAATTATTTCAAGGTGTGTCAGATACTGATAAACGCAGGGGCCAACATCCACACTGAGGAACAGGACAAACGCACTCCTTTGCACATGGCCTGTAAGAATGCGAACCCAGACATAGTGGATCTGCTGCTGGAAAATGGGGCCTGTGTTAACAACATGGACTATGGAGGTGAAGCTCCAATGCACAACATCCTGAAGGTGGTGGCCTACAAGATTTCCCATAGTCCTGAGAGGATTGTCCGCTCTCTGCTCAACCACGGCTCCATTCGGGTGTGGCCCGGTGCTCTTCCGAAG GTTTTGATGCACTGCTCCAAATCGCCACGCACTGTTGAGGTTCTCCTGAATGCCTACAGTCACCTCAAAGTCACGGACACCTGGGTTGAGTCCGTGTCAGAGGAGGTGTTTAAG GAACACAAAGAATTTTATGAGTCAGTCTTCTCCCTGGAAATGACTCCTCGCTCGTTGCAACACTTGGCTCGCTGCAGTCTCAGGAGATTCCTGGAAGGCCGGGTACACAAAGTGGTCCCAAAGCTCGATCTGCCCAAGTTCATCAAGAACTATCTTCTCCTGGATTTCAGAGGATACATTCACTAA
- the asb10 gene encoding ankyrin repeat and SOCS box protein 10 isoform X2 produces the protein MAYVAPRVKWRKQKKYREDVIATAKATGCILQFWNSLLVGDELTILGIVDDDEYGYLIDAIYDTSNLEEWKNFRFNYRGLRLWSLTYEQELTTPLHITAGRGFADCLRLLLQRGADVDLAPGGTTALHEACENCQPECAKLLLMHGANANAVSEDGLLPLHVCTSPESLECAKYLLQYGAAINGCTVDEYDTPLHVAARNGLPDHTELYLRHGAAVDKQNYEGLTSINSACSQPQEAQDLRNYFKVCQILINAGANIHTEEQDKRTPLHMACKNANPDIVDLLLENGACVNNMDYGGEAPMHNILKVVAYKISHSPERIVRSLLNHGSIRVWPGALPKVLMHCSKSPRTVEVLLNAYSHLKVTDTWVESVSEEVFKEHKEFYESVFSLEMTPRSLQHLARCSLRRFLEGRVHKVVPKLDLPKFIKNYLLLDFRGYIH, from the exons ATGGCTTACGTAGCACCTAGAGTGAAGTGGCgcaaacaaaagaaatacaGAGAAGATGTGATCGCCACAGCCAAGGCTACAGGTTGTATCCTGCAGTTCTGGAACTCTTTGCTCGTGGGCGATGAGCTGACTATCCTCGGTATCGTGGATGATGATGAGTATGGCTACCTTATTGATGCAATTTATGACACCAGCAACTTGGAGGAGTGGAAGAACTTTAGATTTAACTACAGAGGCCTGA GACTGTGGTCACTGACTTATGAGCAGGAGCTGACGACACCGCTTCACATCACAGCTGGCCGAGGCTTCGCGGACTGCCTGAGGCTCCTGCTGCAGCGCGGCGCAGATGTTGACCTAGCACCTGGCGGCACCACTGCGCTGCACGAGGCTTGTGAAAACTGCCAACCAGAGTGTGCCAAACTCTTGCTGATGCACGGTGCCAATGCCAATGCTGTCTCAGAGGACGGCCTTCTGCCTTTGCATGTTTGTACAAGCCCTGAATCCCTTGA ATGTGCCAAGTATCTCCTTCAGTATGGAGCTGCAATCAACGGCTGCACTGTAGATGAATATGACACTCCTCTCCATGTGGCTGCCAGGAATGGCCTCCCAGACCACACTGAGCTGTACCTGCGTCATGGAGCTGCTGTGGACAAACAGAACTATGAGGGTCTCACCTCCATCAATTCTGCTTGCTCACAGCCCCAGGAGGCACAGGATCTCCGTAATTATTTCAAGGTGTGTCAGATACTGATAAACGCAGGGGCCAACATCCACACTGAGGAACAGGACAAACGCACTCCTTTGCACATGGCCTGTAAGAATGCGAACCCAGACATAGTGGATCTGCTGCTGGAAAATGGGGCCTGTGTTAACAACATGGACTATGGAGGTGAAGCTCCAATGCACAACATCCTGAAGGTGGTGGCCTACAAGATTTCCCATAGTCCTGAGAGGATTGTCCGCTCTCTGCTCAACCACGGCTCCATTCGGGTGTGGCCCGGTGCTCTTCCGAAG GTTTTGATGCACTGCTCCAAATCGCCACGCACTGTTGAGGTTCTCCTGAATGCCTACAGTCACCTCAAAGTCACGGACACCTGGGTTGAGTCCGTGTCAGAGGAGGTGTTTAAG GAACACAAAGAATTTTATGAGTCAGTCTTCTCCCTGGAAATGACTCCTCGCTCGTTGCAACACTTGGCTCGCTGCAGTCTCAGGAGATTCCTGGAAGGCCGGGTACACAAAGTGGTCCCAAAGCTCGATCTGCCCAAGTTCATCAAGAACTATCTTCTCCTGGATTTCAGAGGATACATTCACTAA
- the asb10 gene encoding ankyrin repeat and SOCS box protein 10 isoform X4 — translation MMMRLWSLTYEQELTTPLHITAGRGFADCLRLLLQRGADVDLAPGGTTALHEACENCQPECAKLLLMHGANANAVSEDGLLPLHVCTSPESLECAKYLLQYGAAINGCTVDEYDTPLHVAARNGLPDHTELYLRHGAAVDKQNYEGLTSINSACSQPQEAQDLRNYFKVCQILINAGANIHTEEQDKRTPLHMACKNANPDIVDLLLENGACVNNMDYGGEAPMHNILKVVAYKISHSPERIVRSLLNHGSIRVWPGALPKVLMHCSKSPRTVEVLLNAYSHLKVTDTWVESVSEEVFKEHKEFYESVFSLEMTPRSLQHLARCSLRRFLEGRVHKVVPKLDLPKFIKNYLLLDFRGYIH, via the exons ATGATGATGA GACTGTGGTCACTGACTTATGAGCAGGAGCTGACGACACCGCTTCACATCACAGCTGGCCGAGGCTTCGCGGACTGCCTGAGGCTCCTGCTGCAGCGCGGCGCAGATGTTGACCTAGCACCTGGCGGCACCACTGCGCTGCACGAGGCTTGTGAAAACTGCCAACCAGAGTGTGCCAAACTCTTGCTGATGCACGGTGCCAATGCCAATGCTGTCTCAGAGGACGGCCTTCTGCCTTTGCATGTTTGTACAAGCCCTGAATCCCTTGA ATGTGCCAAGTATCTCCTTCAGTATGGAGCTGCAATCAACGGCTGCACTGTAGATGAATATGACACTCCTCTCCATGTGGCTGCCAGGAATGGCCTCCCAGACCACACTGAGCTGTACCTGCGTCATGGAGCTGCTGTGGACAAACAGAACTATGAGGGTCTCACCTCCATCAATTCTGCTTGCTCACAGCCCCAGGAGGCACAGGATCTCCGTAATTATTTCAAGGTGTGTCAGATACTGATAAACGCAGGGGCCAACATCCACACTGAGGAACAGGACAAACGCACTCCTTTGCACATGGCCTGTAAGAATGCGAACCCAGACATAGTGGATCTGCTGCTGGAAAATGGGGCCTGTGTTAACAACATGGACTATGGAGGTGAAGCTCCAATGCACAACATCCTGAAGGTGGTGGCCTACAAGATTTCCCATAGTCCTGAGAGGATTGTCCGCTCTCTGCTCAACCACGGCTCCATTCGGGTGTGGCCCGGTGCTCTTCCGAAG GTTTTGATGCACTGCTCCAAATCGCCACGCACTGTTGAGGTTCTCCTGAATGCCTACAGTCACCTCAAAGTCACGGACACCTGGGTTGAGTCCGTGTCAGAGGAGGTGTTTAAG GAACACAAAGAATTTTATGAGTCAGTCTTCTCCCTGGAAATGACTCCTCGCTCGTTGCAACACTTGGCTCGCTGCAGTCTCAGGAGATTCCTGGAAGGCCGGGTACACAAAGTGGTCCCAAAGCTCGATCTGCCCAAGTTCATCAAGAACTATCTTCTCCTGGATTTCAGAGGATACATTCACTAA
- the gbx1 gene encoding homeobox protein GBX-1, translated as MQRPGGQGTAFSIDSLIGTPQPRPGHLLYTGYPMFMPYRPLVIPQALSHSPLSSGIPPLAPLASFAGRLTNTFCASLGQGVPSMVALTTTMPSFSDPPDSFYPPQELPGPRLSAADPGARRQESPHSEELHSRDKSSEMLNFSETFQTISGETKLYSSDDEKLDLKSADTVCSDREDSSADSENESFSDGNNCGALSQKSKLKTGSQEALPTGSSAGKSRRRRTAFTSEQLLELEKEFHCKKYLSLTERSQIAHALKLSEVQVKIWFQNRRAKWKRIKAGNVNNRSGEPVRNPKIVVPIPVHVNRFAVRSQHQQIEQGTRP; from the exons ATGCAGCGACCAGGCGGGCAAGGGACGGCGTTTTCAATCGATTCCCTGATAGGGACCCCTCAGCCCAGACCGGGACACCTGCTCTACACGGGCTATCCTATGTTCATGCCATACAGACCTTTGGTTATCCCACAAGCTTTATCCCATTCTCCTTTATCGTCTGGTATACCTCCACTCGCGCCATTGGCTTCTTTTGCGGGACGACTCACCAACACGTTCTGTGCCAGTTTGGGACAGGGGGTGCCGTCCATGGTTGCGCTCACAACAACGATGCCAAGTTTCTCGGATCCCCCGGACAGTTTCTATCCACCACAAGAGCTGCCTGGTCCACGTTTAAGCGCTGCCGACCCGGGAGCGAGAAGGCAAGAAAGCCCACACTCCGAGGAGCTGCACAGCCGGGACAAGAGCTCTGAGATGCTCAACTTCTCGGAAACTTTTCAGACAATATCAG GCGAGACCAAACTCTACAGTTCAGACGACGAGAAGCTGGACCTAAAATCAGCAGACACAGTTTGCAGCGACCGAGAGGACAGCTCCGCGGACAGCGAGAACGAAAGTTTCTCGGACGGCAACAACTGCGGCGCCCTGTCCCAGAAGAGCAAACTAAAAACGGGCTCGCAGGAGGCGCTACCGACCGGCAGCTCAGCAGGGAAGAGCCGGAGGAGACGAACAGCTTTTACCAGCGAGCAGCTACTCGAACTCGAAAAGGAGTTTCACTGTAAAAAATACCTTTCTCTGACTGAACGCTCCCAGATCGCACACGCACTCAAACTGAGCGAGGTGCAGGTGAAGATCTGGTTTCAGAACCGTAGGGCCAAGTGGAAACGGATCAAAGCGGGCAACGTCAACAACCGGTCGGGAGAACCGGTGAGAAATCCCAAAATTGTGGTCCCCATCCCGGTGCACGTCAACAGGTTCGCTGTGAGGAGTCAGCATCAACAAATAGAGCAAGGGACCAGGCCATGA